One window of Staphylococcus chromogenes genomic DNA carries:
- a CDS encoding ASCH domain-containing protein: protein MGQRNFWYRFIELYPEFNHESYTAWSFGSNPNGLGQRVIDGEKRATTSARVLYTVEQEPLPFVGQLNMILDENRYPMCMTITTNVQVVSFKDVDIRHIQNEGEGYRTVEAWRQDHISFFNEACQYYGLEFSMNDDVVLETFKCIYPMNA, encoded by the coding sequence ATGGGACAACGAAATTTTTGGTATCGATTTATAGAATTATATCCAGAATTCAATCATGAAAGCTATACTGCGTGGTCTTTTGGGAGTAACCCTAATGGATTAGGACAACGCGTAATAGACGGTGAAAAAAGAGCGACGACGAGTGCGCGTGTTTTATATACCGTAGAACAAGAACCTCTCCCTTTCGTCGGACAATTGAATATGATTTTAGACGAAAATAGATATCCAATGTGTATGACGATTACTACAAATGTACAAGTGGTCTCGTTTAAAGACGTAGATATTAGACATATTCAAAACGAAGGTGAAGGTTATCGCACGGTTGAAGCATGGCGACAGGACCATATTTCTTTTTTTAATGAGGCATGTCAATATTATGGCTTAGAATTTTCTATGAATGACGACGTCGTTTTAGAAACTTTCAAATGTATCTATCCTATGAATGCGTAA
- the rpmB gene encoding 50S ribosomal protein L28 produces the protein MGKQCFVTGRKASTGNHRSHALNSTKRRWNANLQKVRILVDGKPKKVWVSARALKSGKVTRV, from the coding sequence ATGGGTAAACAATGTTTCGTAACAGGCCGTAAAGCGTCTACGGGTAACCACCGTTCACACGCATTAAACTCAACTAAACGTCGTTGGAATGCTAACTTACAAAAAGTTAGAATTTTAGTTGATGGTAAACCTAAAAAAGTTTGGGTTTCAGCTCGTGCTTTAAAATCTGGTAAAGTTACTCGCGTGTAA
- a CDS encoding thiamine diphosphokinase, whose translation MKKRVHLLCSTREIPNRLLEKKGGEDWIGVDRGTYDLLQAKIQPVFAVGDFDSVSDDERRWIQAQMDVEVMPREKDVTDLAYAVKKALDLGYKKIKIYGATGGRLDHFMGAMQMLKHETFKAHKIQLIDQHNIIELLTTGTYSKRHKKQYNYISFIPATDQASLSLKGFKYELNEALLEQGSTLTISNEFKDKNAIVTVHEGLIYQIRSRD comes from the coding sequence ATGAAAAAAAGAGTTCATTTGTTGTGTAGTACTCGGGAGATACCGAATCGATTACTTGAAAAAAAGGGTGGCGAAGATTGGATAGGTGTAGACAGAGGCACTTATGACCTTTTACAGGCAAAGATTCAGCCTGTTTTTGCAGTAGGGGATTTTGATTCAGTTTCTGATGATGAACGACGATGGATTCAAGCACAAATGGATGTAGAAGTGATGCCGAGGGAAAAAGATGTCACTGACCTTGCCTATGCTGTAAAGAAGGCGCTTGATTTAGGGTATAAAAAAATTAAAATTTACGGTGCTACTGGAGGACGCTTGGATCATTTTATGGGTGCAATGCAAATGTTAAAGCATGAAACGTTTAAAGCGCATAAAATTCAACTTATTGATCAACATAATATTATAGAGTTATTAACAACAGGCACCTATTCAAAACGTCATAAAAAACAATACAACTACATCTCTTTTATTCCTGCAACAGATCAGGCGTCGTTATCATTGAAAGGTTTTAAATATGAATTAAATGAAGCTCTCCTTGAACAAGGATCGACACTTACCATCTCAAATGAATTTAAAGATAAAAATGCAATTGTAACCGTACATGAAGGTTTAATTTATCAAATTAGAAGTCGAGATTAA
- the sdaAB gene encoding L-serine ammonia-lyase, iron-sulfur-dependent subunit beta — translation MKYKSVFDIIGPTMVGPSSSHTAGAVRIGLVARDLFGKQPERADIYLYGSFMETYRGHGTDVALVGGLLGYDTDDSRIESSLDTAKAEGMRVNFIEMTEERSHPNTAIIDMIDDDHHISVEGVSIGGGKIEIVAINGFKLAISGNYPTLLVFHQDTFGTIGKVANIIGDHSINVGSMQVARKEKGDQALMTCELDDEINAQILDEIRQVPGVVAVSLMGDA, via the coding sequence ATGAAATATAAAAGTGTTTTCGACATTATAGGACCGACAATGGTAGGTCCATCGTCTTCACATACAGCAGGGGCCGTACGTATTGGACTGGTCGCTAGAGACTTATTTGGCAAACAACCTGAACGTGCGGATATATACTTATACGGTTCATTTATGGAAACGTATCGTGGGCATGGAACAGATGTTGCGCTTGTTGGAGGTTTGCTCGGCTATGATACAGATGATAGTCGTATTGAGTCAAGTTTAGATACGGCTAAAGCTGAGGGGATGCGCGTGAATTTTATCGAGATGACCGAGGAGCGCTCGCACCCTAATACGGCGATTATTGATATGATTGATGATGATCATCATATTTCAGTAGAAGGGGTGTCGATTGGTGGAGGTAAAATTGAAATCGTAGCGATTAACGGTTTTAAATTGGCGATTAGTGGCAATTATCCTACACTGCTTGTTTTTCATCAAGATACGTTCGGAACGATAGGTAAAGTGGCAAATATTATTGGTGACCATAGCATCAATGTCGGAAGTATGCAAGTGGCGCGCAAAGAAAAAGGCGATCAAGCATTAATGACGTGTGAACTTGATGATGAAATCAATGCGCAAATTCTTGATGAAATTCGTCAAGTACCAGGTGTTGTGGCTGTTTCATTAATGGGTGATGCGTAA
- the plsX gene encoding phosphate acyltransferase PlsX → MVKIAVDMMGGDHAPNIVLEAVEKAVHDFEDLEILLFGDETQCHINHPRVHVHHTTEQISMEDEPVRAIKRKKDSSMVKMAEAVKNGEARACVSAGNTGALMSAGLFIVGRLPGVQRPALVVTLPTVQGKGVVFLDVGANADAKAEHLYQNALLGHIYAQNVREISQPRVALLNIGTEAQKGNALTKQAYALLQASDSLHFVGNIEAKTILEDEADVIVTDGYTGNMILKNLEGMAKSVGKIIKGTLMSKLKNKLALLVMKNDIKGLAKQLDYSEYGGSVLLGLDGVVVKAHGSSNAKAFYSAIRQAKIASETKIVETMREKVGENNG, encoded by the coding sequence ATGGTTAAAATTGCTGTTGACATGATGGGTGGAGATCACGCACCAAATATTGTCCTTGAAGCAGTAGAAAAAGCAGTTCATGATTTTGAAGATTTAGAAATTTTATTATTTGGTGATGAAACACAATGTCACATTAATCATCCACGTGTACATGTGCATCATACGACAGAACAAATTTCAATGGAAGATGAGCCGGTAAGAGCCATTAAACGTAAAAAAGATAGTTCAATGGTAAAAATGGCAGAAGCAGTCAAAAATGGAGAAGCACGCGCATGTGTATCTGCTGGGAATACTGGCGCTTTAATGTCAGCAGGTTTATTTATTGTTGGACGTTTACCTGGCGTTCAACGACCCGCTCTTGTCGTAACACTTCCTACTGTTCAAGGAAAAGGTGTTGTATTTTTAGATGTTGGGGCCAATGCAGATGCTAAAGCTGAACACTTGTATCAAAATGCGCTATTAGGCCATATTTATGCACAAAATGTGCGTGAAATCAGCCAACCTCGTGTGGCGTTACTTAACATCGGGACAGAGGCACAAAAAGGGAATGCACTGACAAAGCAAGCATACGCATTATTGCAAGCCTCCGACAGTCTTCATTTTGTAGGAAACATTGAAGCAAAAACAATTTTAGAAGATGAAGCTGATGTCATCGTAACAGATGGTTATACAGGTAATATGATATTGAAAAATTTAGAAGGTATGGCCAAGTCTGTAGGTAAAATTATCAAAGGGACATTAATGTCTAAATTAAAAAATAAATTAGCCTTACTGGTCATGAAAAATGATATTAAAGGACTTGCTAAGCAATTGGATTATTCTGAATATGGCGGTTCAGTGTTATTAGGACTTGACGGTGTTGTTGTGAAAGCACATGGAAGTTCGAATGCCAAAGCCTTCTATTCAGCGATCCGCCAAGCTAAGATCGCTTCTGAAACGAAAATTGTTGAAACTATGCGTGAAAAGGTAGGCGAAAATAATGGGTAA
- the sdaAA gene encoding L-serine ammonia-lyase, iron-sulfur-dependent, subunit alpha, translating into MFKNVKELIAKCEAENKAIYEVMMEQEMSVTGLSKEEVYAHMNRNLETMEKAVEEGIQGVTSKTGLTGGDAVLMKQYIESGKSIVGYTLLDAVSKAVATNEVNAAMGKICATPTAGSAGVVPGVLFALKDKLQLSRTDMLNFLLTSGAFGFVVANNASISGAAGGCQAEVGSAAAMAAAAVVEAAGGTPQQSAEGFAICMKNMLGLVCDPVAGLVEVPCVKRNAAGASNAIVSADMALAGIESRIPTDEVINAMYRIGQTMPSALRETGRGGLAGTPTGQRLKQQIFGD; encoded by the coding sequence ATGTTTAAAAATGTGAAAGAGCTAATCGCAAAATGCGAAGCAGAAAATAAAGCAATTTATGAAGTGATGATGGAACAAGAAATGTCAGTGACAGGTCTTTCAAAAGAAGAAGTATACGCACATATGAATCGCAATTTAGAAACGATGGAGAAAGCGGTAGAAGAAGGCATTCAAGGTGTCACTTCGAAAACGGGCTTAACGGGTGGAGACGCTGTCCTTATGAAACAGTATATAGAAAGCGGAAAGTCCATTGTAGGCTACACGCTATTAGATGCAGTCAGTAAAGCGGTCGCAACGAATGAAGTCAATGCGGCAATGGGGAAAATTTGTGCGACACCAACAGCGGGTTCCGCCGGTGTTGTACCTGGGGTATTATTCGCGCTTAAGGATAAATTACAACTTTCACGCACAGATATGTTAAACTTTTTATTGACATCTGGAGCGTTCGGCTTTGTGGTAGCCAACAATGCCTCTATTTCTGGTGCAGCAGGTGGATGTCAAGCGGAAGTAGGTTCGGCGGCGGCTATGGCTGCTGCGGCAGTCGTTGAAGCTGCAGGAGGTACACCTCAACAATCGGCTGAAGGTTTTGCGATTTGTATGAAAAATATGCTGGGTCTTGTGTGTGATCCTGTGGCTGGTCTTGTCGAAGTCCCTTGTGTAAAACGAAATGCAGCTGGGGCCTCCAATGCAATTGTGTCTGCAGATATGGCACTTGCCGGAATTGAATCACGCATTCCAACTGATGAAGTTATCAATGCAATGTATCGCATCGGACAAACTATGCCATCTGCCCTTCGTGAAACGGGTAGAGGAGGACTTGCAGGTACACCAACGGGTCAACGCTTAAAACAACAAATTTTTGGTGATTAA
- the recG gene encoding ATP-dependent DNA helicase RecG, with the protein MTKVNLIENPYALKDIKGLGPKRLQILNEMNIWNVQDLILHLPIRYEDNTLISLSDAENEAIVTVQGEIYSTPTVAFFGRNKSKLTVHVMIDGIAVKVVYFNQPYLKKNMQLHQTVIIKGKWIKHKQEINGTKMIFDLAQREESQFTPVYRVKEGLKQKPLKEMIQNTLNDVTIHEWLPLALRQKYKLESLSDTLHALHHARDKQALIKARRTFAFTEFFMFELRMQWLNRLEKTSDQAVEVNYDLELVKDFIESLPFELTDGQKLSVNEIFRDLKAPIRMHRLLQGDVGSGKTVVAAICMYALKTAGYQSALMVPTEILAEQHAESLVGLFGERMNVALLTGSVKGKKRKLLLEQLKTGEIDCLIGTHALIQDDVMFHNVGLVITDEQHRFGVEQRQKLREKGALSNVLFMTATPIPRTLAISVFGEMDVSSIKHLPKGRKPIQTAWAKHEAYHQVLHQMANELQKGRQAYVISPLIESSEHLEDVQNVLALYEDLKTQLPKARVGILHGKLSSEEKDFVMHQFSAHEIDVLVSTTVVEVGVNVPNATFMVIYDADRFGLSTLHQLRGRVGRSEHQSYCVLIASPKTETGIERMQIMTQTTDGFELSERDLEMRGPGDFFGVKQSGLPDFLVGNIVEDYRMLEVARDEAAELIQSGAFFTKDYDHLRHFIEENMLHQSFD; encoded by the coding sequence ATGACAAAAGTAAACCTTATAGAAAATCCGTATGCATTAAAGGATATTAAAGGGTTGGGGCCGAAACGCCTTCAAATATTAAATGAAATGAATATTTGGAATGTGCAAGATTTGATTTTGCACTTACCAATAAGATATGAGGATAATACGCTTATTTCTCTCAGTGATGCAGAAAATGAGGCTATAGTGACAGTACAAGGTGAGATATATTCTACACCTACTGTCGCTTTTTTTGGACGCAACAAATCGAAATTGACTGTGCATGTAATGATTGACGGCATCGCAGTCAAAGTCGTCTATTTTAATCAACCTTATCTCAAAAAAAATATGCAGTTACATCAAACGGTTATTATCAAAGGGAAATGGATTAAACATAAACAAGAAATTAACGGTACAAAAATGATTTTTGACCTTGCCCAACGTGAAGAATCACAATTCACTCCCGTTTATCGCGTTAAAGAAGGGTTAAAACAAAAACCCTTAAAAGAAATGATTCAAAATACATTAAACGATGTAACCATACATGAGTGGTTGCCCTTAGCGTTAAGACAAAAATATAAATTGGAGTCTTTAAGTGACACGCTTCATGCGCTCCATCATGCCCGTGATAAACAAGCACTAATAAAAGCAAGAAGGACGTTTGCTTTTACGGAGTTTTTCATGTTTGAGTTAAGAATGCAGTGGTTAAATCGATTAGAAAAAACATCAGATCAAGCCGTTGAAGTCAATTACGATTTAGAATTAGTGAAAGATTTTATTGAGTCACTTCCTTTTGAATTAACAGACGGACAAAAATTGAGTGTCAATGAAATATTTCGAGATTTAAAAGCACCTATTCGTATGCATCGATTACTCCAAGGGGATGTGGGATCGGGGAAAACGGTAGTGGCTGCAATTTGTATGTATGCCTTAAAAACGGCAGGGTATCAATCCGCGCTTATGGTGCCCACTGAAATATTAGCAGAACAACATGCCGAAAGTTTAGTCGGTTTATTTGGAGAACGGATGAATGTGGCATTGTTGACGGGGTCTGTAAAGGGGAAAAAACGTAAGTTGTTACTTGAACAACTTAAAACAGGAGAAATTGACTGTCTCATCGGAACACATGCATTAATTCAAGATGATGTCATGTTCCATAATGTCGGTTTAGTGATTACAGACGAACAACATCGCTTTGGTGTCGAGCAACGTCAAAAATTGCGTGAAAAAGGCGCACTTAGTAACGTATTATTTATGACCGCTACGCCTATCCCTAGAACTTTAGCTATTTCAGTTTTTGGTGAAATGGATGTCTCTTCTATTAAACATTTACCTAAAGGAAGAAAGCCCATTCAAACAGCTTGGGCAAAACATGAAGCCTATCATCAAGTGTTGCACCAAATGGCAAACGAACTTCAAAAGGGACGGCAAGCTTACGTTATTTCACCCCTTATCGAAAGTTCAGAGCATTTAGAAGATGTACAAAATGTATTGGCGCTTTATGAAGATCTAAAAACGCAGTTGCCAAAAGCACGTGTTGGAATTTTACATGGAAAATTGTCTTCTGAAGAAAAAGATTTCGTCATGCATCAATTTAGTGCACACGAAATTGATGTTCTTGTGTCAACGACGGTCGTTGAGGTAGGGGTAAATGTGCCGAATGCGACGTTTATGGTCATTTATGATGCGGATCGATTTGGCCTTTCGACATTACATCAATTGCGCGGACGTGTCGGGCGTAGTGAACATCAAAGTTATTGTGTTTTGATTGCATCTCCTAAAACAGAGACAGGTATCGAACGGATGCAAATTATGACGCAAACCACAGATGGATTTGAGTTAAGTGAACGTGATTTAGAAATGCGTGGTCCTGGAGATTTCTTTGGTGTTAAACAGAGCGGACTTCCTGATTTCTTAGTCGGCAATATTGTAGAGGATTATCGTATGCTTGAAGTAGCACGTGACGAAGCAGCAGAACTCATTCAATCAGGGGCTTTTTTTACTAAAGATTATGATCACTTGCGACATTTTATTGAAGAAAACATGCTTCATCAAAGTTTTGACTAA
- the fapR gene encoding transcription factor FapR, protein MKRTKNERREMIENTIQQNPFITDQALSEMYDVSIQTIRLDRNQLSIPELRERVKRVAKDQYQNISSLEDKDIIGDVVDLQSNHYAKSVYTITRQDVFSRNNVARGHVVFAQANSLCVALVQHESVLTKESHIHFVKPVYLGDVVIAEARVEHHDNKYYEMTVRSFVNKNKVFEGIFKMYYISEDESYG, encoded by the coding sequence ATGAAACGAACCAAAAATGAACGACGCGAAATGATTGAGAATACCATCCAACAAAATCCCTTTATTACAGATCAAGCATTAAGTGAAATGTATGATGTGAGTATTCAAACGATAAGACTTGATAGAAATCAACTGAGTATCCCTGAATTGAGAGAACGCGTAAAACGTGTTGCAAAAGACCAATATCAAAATATTAGCTCATTGGAAGATAAAGATATTATCGGTGATGTAGTTGATTTACAGTCTAATCATTATGCTAAATCTGTATATACAATTACGCGCCAGGATGTTTTTTCTCGCAATAACGTGGCTAGGGGGCATGTGGTGTTTGCGCAAGCCAATTCGTTGTGTGTAGCGCTTGTCCAACATGAATCAGTGCTCACAAAAGAAAGTCACATTCATTTCGTCAAACCGGTTTATTTAGGTGACGTCGTGATTGCTGAAGCACGCGTCGAACATCACGATAATAAATACTACGAAATGACCGTTCGTTCCTTTGTAAATAAGAACAAGGTTTTTGAAGGCATATTTAAAATGTATTACATAAGTGAGGATGAATCATATGGTTAA
- the rpe gene encoding ribulose-phosphate 3-epimerase has protein sequence MTKIFPSLLSADFMNLEQEVQHLTNAGVDGLHFDVMDGQFVPNISIGFPVLEALRQKTKLPIDVHLMIENPEQYIDAFCEKGADKVSVHIEATPHIHRAIQKIKTHGKEAGVVLNPGTSWHQIEAILSEVDFVLVMSVNPGFGGQTFIPQSIEKIQALHTYRQKHQLNYKIEVDGGINHQTAAKVIEAGADWLVAGSYFFKFDSYQEALRHLKSEG, from the coding sequence ATGACAAAGATTTTTCCTTCTTTATTATCAGCAGACTTTATGAACTTAGAACAAGAAGTACAACATCTCACAAATGCTGGCGTAGATGGCTTACACTTTGACGTCATGGATGGGCAATTTGTCCCGAATATATCGATTGGATTTCCAGTGTTAGAAGCATTACGTCAAAAAACAAAGTTGCCCATTGATGTGCATCTGATGATTGAAAACCCTGAGCAATATATCGACGCATTTTGTGAAAAAGGCGCAGATAAAGTGTCCGTTCACATTGAGGCAACACCGCATATTCATCGAGCGATTCAAAAGATTAAAACACATGGCAAAGAAGCAGGTGTCGTACTTAATCCAGGTACTTCGTGGCATCAGATTGAAGCGATATTATCAGAAGTGGATTTCGTGCTTGTGATGTCTGTAAACCCTGGTTTCGGAGGACAAACTTTTATCCCTCAATCTATAGAAAAAATCCAGGCTTTGCATACTTATCGACAGAAGCACCAACTTAACTATAAAATAGAAGTTGATGGTGGCATCAATCATCAAACGGCAGCAAAGGTGATTGAAGCGGGTGCAGATTGGCTTGTCGCCGGTTCATATTTCTTTAAATTTGATTCATATCAAGAAGCACTACGACACTTAAAAAGTGAGGGATAA
- the fakA gene encoding fatty acid kinase catalytic subunit FakA translates to MVMKINGDLFAEMIIQGAQNLSNNADMVDALNVYPVPDGDTGTNMNLSMTSGREEVQNNPTRHIGDLGKTFSKGLLMGARGNSGVILSQIFRGFSKALENEKEIDGEGFVKSFEAGVNTAYKAVMKPVEGTILTVAKDAAHAATEKLMETKNCLEIMEHVYEAAQVSLENTPNLLPVLKEVGVVDSGGKGLTLVYEGFLKAMKGEKIEKKASSVDTGDFFNDDHDFHGVINTEDIVYGYCTEMMVRFLPGKAKFNETQFRNDMSQFGDSLLVISDDEIVKVHVHTETPGEVFTFGQKYGELIKVKAENMREQHREVLRKEAAKSTESDKSSNEPVETAIITISMGEGITKLFKSMGATHVISGGQTMNPSTEDIVKVIEQSGCKRAIILPNNKNIQMASQQAAKIVDVDAVVIPTKTIPQGIAAMFNYDSTADLEHNQEVMTTSLEDVKSGSITYAVRDTKIDGINIEKDAFMGLVEDKIVVSDKDVKITLQNTLEKMLDDDSEILTIIVGEEADDAQTSWIESFMETNYEDVEVEIQQGQQPIYPYFFSVE, encoded by the coding sequence ATGGTAATGAAAATCAACGGTGATTTATTTGCCGAAATGATTATACAGGGAGCGCAAAATTTATCAAACAATGCAGATATGGTAGATGCATTGAATGTATATCCGGTTCCAGATGGGGATACAGGAACGAATATGAACCTTTCAATGACATCAGGTCGTGAAGAAGTTCAAAATAACCCAACACGCCATATTGGTGATTTAGGAAAAACTTTCTCAAAAGGATTATTGATGGGTGCGCGAGGAAACTCTGGCGTAATCTTATCTCAAATTTTCAGAGGATTTTCAAAAGCACTGGAAAATGAAAAAGAAATCGATGGAGAAGGGTTCGTAAAAAGTTTTGAAGCAGGTGTAAATACTGCATATAAAGCAGTGATGAAACCTGTGGAAGGGACGATTTTAACAGTTGCGAAAGATGCAGCTCATGCGGCCACTGAAAAGCTAATGGAAACGAAGAATTGTTTAGAGATCATGGAACATGTGTATGAAGCGGCTCAAGTTTCACTTGAAAACACGCCTAATTTATTGCCAGTTCTCAAGGAAGTCGGTGTTGTAGACAGTGGTGGCAAAGGTTTAACACTTGTTTATGAAGGCTTTTTAAAGGCGATGAAAGGCGAAAAAATCGAAAAGAAAGCTTCAAGTGTAGATACTGGGGATTTCTTCAATGACGATCACGACTTTCATGGTGTCATCAATACAGAAGATATTGTTTACGGATATTGTACAGAGATGATGGTGCGTTTTCTTCCAGGTAAAGCCAAGTTCAACGAAACACAATTTAGAAACGATATGAGTCAATTTGGGGACTCTTTACTTGTGATTAGTGATGATGAAATTGTAAAAGTTCATGTTCATACTGAAACACCAGGTGAAGTTTTTACTTTCGGTCAAAAATATGGTGAACTCATCAAAGTAAAAGCAGAAAATATGCGTGAACAACACCGCGAAGTTTTACGAAAAGAAGCGGCGAAATCAACAGAATCAGACAAAAGTTCAAATGAACCTGTAGAGACAGCTATTATTACCATTTCAATGGGAGAAGGCATTACTAAATTATTCAAATCTATGGGGGCAACACACGTGATTAGTGGAGGACAAACAATGAATCCTTCTACTGAAGATATCGTTAAAGTTATCGAACAAAGCGGTTGTAAACGTGCGATTATCCTACCGAATAATAAGAACATTCAAATGGCGAGTCAACAAGCGGCTAAAATAGTTGATGTTGATGCTGTCGTTATCCCAACGAAAACAATTCCTCAAGGTATCGCTGCAATGTTTAACTATGATAGTACAGCTGATTTAGAGCACAATCAAGAAGTCATGACGACATCATTAGAAGATGTTAAGTCAGGGTCTATTACTTATGCAGTACGTGATACAAAAATAGATGGTATTAACATTGAAAAAGATGCATTTATGGGACTAGTTGAAGATAAGATTGTTGTTTCCGATAAAGATGTTAAAATCACGCTTCAAAATACATTAGAAAAAATGTTAGATGATGACAGTGAAATTTTAACAATTATCGTTGGAGAAGAAGCCGATGATGCACAAACATCATGGATTGAGTCGTTTATGGAAACGAACTATGAAGATGTTGAAGTTGAAATCCAACAAGGTCAACAACCAATTTATCCTTATTTCTTTTCAGTTGAATAA
- a CDS encoding Asp23/Gls24 family envelope stress response protein: MSLEITNDYGSIDISNEVIASVVGGKAVECYGIVGMASRQQVRDGLAEILGHENYAKGIVVKEDNGILDVDMYIIVSYGVKISEVAQNVQATVKYTLENTLKLKVNSVNIFVQGVRFNNDGKDK, encoded by the coding sequence ATGTCATTAGAAATAACAAATGATTACGGCAGCATAGATATTTCAAACGAGGTGATTGCATCGGTAGTCGGTGGCAAAGCAGTGGAGTGCTATGGTATCGTTGGAATGGCTTCACGTCAACAAGTTCGTGATGGATTGGCAGAAATATTAGGCCATGAAAACTACGCAAAAGGGATTGTAGTCAAAGAGGACAATGGCATTTTAGATGTAGATATGTATATCATCGTAAGTTATGGTGTGAAAATTTCTGAAGTTGCACAAAATGTCCAAGCTACAGTGAAATATACGCTTGAAAACACATTAAAGTTAAAAGTGAATTCTGTAAATATCTTTGTACAAGGTGTACGGTTTAATAATGACGGGAAAGACAAATAG
- the rsgA gene encoding ribosome small subunit-dependent GTPase A, which yields MKTGRIIRSLSGVYRVDVDGTLYDAKPRGLFRKKQISPIVGDIVDIDDETHASGYIHHIHPRKNELKRPPVSNIDLLVIVMSAVSPNFSTQLLDRFLVIGHSYGLKPRIVITKKDLATKEEINEIENILSIYEDIGYATQFVGKDDAASEIFTEWEPGLAVLSGQSGVGKSSLLNRFQPTFNIETNEISTSLNRGKHTTRHVELYPRAQGFIADTPGFSALDFDHIDKETLRDNFIEISRYGEQCKFRDCYHVNEPKCYVKASVEAGEISEFRYQHYVQLLNEISNRKVKY from the coding sequence GTGAAAACAGGTCGAATCATTAGATCACTCAGTGGTGTCTATCGCGTTGATGTTGATGGAACGTTATATGACGCTAAGCCGAGAGGGCTATTTAGGAAAAAGCAAATCTCTCCCATAGTGGGGGATATTGTGGATATTGATGATGAAACACATGCCTCAGGTTATATTCATCATATTCATCCACGTAAAAATGAATTGAAGCGTCCCCCTGTCAGTAATATAGATTTATTAGTGATTGTGATGAGTGCGGTATCTCCTAACTTTTCAACACAATTACTTGACCGCTTCCTCGTTATCGGTCATTCATATGGATTAAAGCCACGCATCGTCATTACGAAAAAAGATTTAGCAACAAAAGAAGAAATAAACGAAATTGAAAACATATTGAGCATTTATGAAGATATCGGTTATGCGACCCAATTTGTGGGCAAAGATGATGCAGCATCCGAAATTTTTACAGAATGGGAACCGGGTTTGGCTGTGTTGAGTGGTCAATCTGGAGTTGGTAAGTCTAGCTTATTAAATAGATTTCAACCTACGTTTAACATTGAGACGAATGAAATTTCTACTTCGCTCAATCGAGGAAAACATACGACGCGACATGTCGAATTATATCCTAGAGCGCAGGGGTTTATTGCAGATACCCCGGGGTTTAGTGCGCTAGATTTTGACCACATCGATAAAGAAACTTTGCGAGACAACTTCATAGAAATCAGTCGCTATGGAGAACAATGTAAATTTCGGGACTGCTATCATGTCAATGAACCTAAATGTTACGTGAAAGCGTCGGTAGAGGCCGGAGAAATTTCAGAATTCCGATATCAACATTATGTTCAATTACTTAATGAAATTTCAAATCGAAAGGTGAAATATTAA